Part of the Nicotiana sylvestris chromosome 2, ASM39365v2, whole genome shotgun sequence genome, TATGAGAGTTCTTGATTGACCTTATTTTCAAaagaataattaaaataaaaatattagaattaaaGAGTTCTGTAAATATATAAGGTATCAGTTTTTTTGGATAGATTAGAAAAAGTATGACCATCATACAAGAATGAAACGAATAAAATATGTGTCCATATATATGGAGTGAGAAGGGAAGGAGAAACCTCAAGCTAATGAAAAGAGAAACGGAAAGGTTTTTTTAAAAAGAACTGAATTTAGTCTCTTACTTGAATAATGCAAGGCAACAGTTTTAAGAGTGAGTTATCACTTAATGAACAATCCTCCGACTCGTTCCCCATTTTCTTCCATTCATATTCATGCTTgaaatcttttttattttttcggtTCTATCTTTCTTAGTTGCGACTGTTCATATTCATGcttgaaattcatataaattTTGTTTTCGAAACGAAAGAAAGCATTGTCTATTGTGCACGACATATAGTTAGGTAGATCATCGTTTTATAAGGTTTGAACACTTGACTAATTTCGTTTTAGCTTCCCCATGTTGTGTGGGAAATTTAGATGAGaaaaattatgtatatatattgtgcataaaaaAGTTGTTTTCGGAGGATAACCCAAAATGGAAATTTGTCAACTCCAAACAGTAGTTACATTTataactaaacaaagaaaattgTGACTTTAACTAGTAAATCAGTAAAAGTTACTGAAGTTTTACTTCCTTTACTTGGACGGCACCAACATCTTACGCAATCTCTGTTTGTACAAAACATTATTCTATTCGCGAAGAAGCATCATGATATTTATCTTTTCTGTATCCTACATGATCGAGATATTGCTAATAATAGCAATAATTCATACCTTAAAGATTTCTACTACTCCCCtaatttcaatttatgtgaactcatttgactgagcacgtagtttaagaaaagagaaaaaacttttgaatttatggtgtaaaatgaggctaATATATCTTATGTGACTATAAattattgcataaaggtaaattgtttccaaataaaaaAGAGATCATTCTTTTTTGTatgaactaaaaagaaaataacttcacataaattaaaatagaGGGAGTACTAGTTTCTATATATGGGTCGAACATTATAACCTCATAACTATTTAATCTTTGAATACCTTCACTTAAGTAACACTATTTACGTGAGACACATAATTACAATTTATATCGGTTCAGCTGCTTTCGAGTAATATTGTAGTTCACTGGTGTGACTAAATTGGTTCATATTAATTTGCTGATTGGATTTTCTCGGCAACTCATAGTGTATTGGTCTAAATTTGGGCGGCTTGATAACTGCAGATAAATCGGGTCGACCACGGCACAACAACAAAGAGTCGTCTTAAGAAGGATTATTGCCCAGGTCAAGTAAACAGAGCAAAGAAGTAACGGTAGGATAAGTTAAGAAATAGACATAAGGAATATTCCATTGAATATTCCTTATGTTGTTCTTTTTAGGGTTTCTTGGggatatcccttataaataggaagagataaagAACAGAGGAGGAAGGGGGGATCTTCACTTCTTGATAAGAACACATTGTAAAATGTTGACTACAAAGAATATACAAAAGTTTGTCTTATTCACTGACTATCTTGTTCAAGCACACGTTGTTTACTCTTTGTTTACAAGATCCAAAGATTCCTTATCCATCAATACCTTTCATTATTCTTCATTGCTGTTAGGAAGAAGAGTCACCCAAATCATCTAACATTTGGGTGATAAATTCCTTCGTATTACATTTATTGACATTATCTACATTTATTGTATGCTTCTATTAATATATTCATTGACAATCATTGAACATATGCTTGGCATTCATTGTTCTTGAGCACGGTCTCAACCCACTGATCCCCTTCAACCTTAGATCTAGgatttattatatttaactaggaTTCACCCTCTATCTTCTCATTAGTTGATTTAACAAAAATCtcaacactttttggtcaaacaatttggcgccgtctgtggggagtTTCTAGTTAAATtttttagtttcttctagataAAAAAACGACAATGGCCATCTTTTTCTCGTCTGCACGAACTAACAATGGCAAGAAAAGGACATGAAAGACAGAAAGTAATAGTGGGCATCACTGCCAACCTCTTGAACACCATCAACGAGGGTGACAGAGAAGATGAGGAGAATGTAACACCGAGTGCTACACCCAGGCAGAGTGACTCACCTCCCCCTCATGGAAGTGAAACCGCTTCACACAAAAGGGGAGCCTCCACGTCCACAGCTGAGGAAGCGCCACCATGAGTGAAAAAATTACTGGAGGAATGGTTGACAAGTACCCTAAATAACATACTCGACAAACCCATTCAAAGGGCTAATAGGAACGTAGCACAAGCGAACATCCCGGCAATCGCCGACGAGCAACCTGCTCCCCAAACAGGTAACACTCATACCACCGTTGATGCAGGTAACGACGCACTTGCGTCCATTCTAAAGAAAATGGACGAAATGGAGAACGAGAATAAAGCGCTCTGCGACCGGATGAGGGAACATTAAGAAAGGGTTGATAAGATATCGGGCGCCCCAAAACTGTTAGCAAAACAGGACGTCTGCTGGTTCGTCGAACAACCATACAACGAGGAGGCGACCCCGCATGTCATacccaaaaccttcaaaatgccaccataTTTGAAGATATACGACGGCACAACAAACGCCGAAGATCAAATCATTCATTACGTCACAGtagtaaaaggcaacgacccTTCAAAAGAGCAGGTACCGTCAGTGTTGCTGAAGAAGTTCGGCGAAACCCTAATAGGAGGAGAATTAACATGGTACTCACAATTACCAGAACGATCAATAACAACGTTCGAAGAAATGGCCGACAAGTTCGTCACCGCCCATGCCGGGGCCAAAAAGGCAGAGGCCAGGGTGAATGATATATTCGCCATCAGACAATTACTTGGAAAGGGAATTAGGAACTTCCTCGCTAGATTCAACAGAGTAAGAATGAGCTTGCCAAGCGTATTAGAAGGGATGGCGGTGGCAGCTTTCCAAAATGGGCTGAACAGGAATGGGTCGAGAGCAGCCAGGAAGTTGTTGAGCAGACTTATGAAATACCCTCCCACCACTTGGGAAGAAATTCACAACGCTTATTGCGCTGAGGTGAGAGCAGACGAGGATGACCTCAATGGTCCAACCCAACGGCTAACTTCAGTCCAAACAGAGTCGAGGAAAGACCGCCACAATGATGGACGAAGAGACCATTCAGGCCCACGCCCCAACCAGGACACGCACTAACCTTATGTCAGAATGGCCATCCCACCCTCTCCTCGCCATGCCGAAGGGCCATCCAGGCCACATACAAGGACTCAGCggaatgaaagaggtatgcttCCACTCTTATCTCCTCACAATTTTTGTATTtccccttcagaaatagtgtacgcactagagaAACTCGGACCGAAGATAAAGTGGCCACAAAAGATGAAATCCGACCCAAGTACCAGAAAATTGAACATCCTCTGTGAGTTTCATCAGGAACGAGGCCACAAGACCGAAGACTGCATAGCCCTACAACAAGAAGTGGTGAACATGCTTCACCAAAGACACCTAAAGGAGCTAATGAGCGACCGAGGGAGAGTCAACTTCGGCCGTAGATGAGAACAACACCAAGGTCCTCCAAAGCCACCCTCCCCCACCCGCACCATCCAAAGGATCATCGATGGAGGCGACGAAGCGCAATCAACCACGTGATGTTCACCAACACACATAAACTGAAGTGGTTGATCACCCACGAACGGTATGACGACCTCGAAGACattatcatcttcgataagttagatacctatcacacctcctttttatccGCGCCAGCAGGGGCGTAAAAGAGTTTTTACAATTAAAGGacaaatcgaaacgggattttatttaaagattcagagtcgccacctgggagatttatgatgtcccaagtcaccggttaaatcccgaatcgaggaaaagatcgactctatattacagtccgcgaaccagaaatccgagtatggaattctgttaacccgggagaaggtgttgggcattcccgagttccgtggttctagcacggtcgctcaactgtcatattcggcttatttatctgattttaatacatgttgaacctatgtgcaaattttaactttttaccgctttattattatttattcaaagaattgcaacgtcgtgagaatgcatctcgaattgcgccacataaatgtacccgcaattttcgatacgttccgacttcgttgagatttggatttgggtcacataaatgtgcacccgagtttaagaagataacattattaaatacgcgcctaaagcgactagcgtatcattattttggataGGACCGCGAAATTTTGccaaacggtccatcccgaagtctaagtaattttaccaacacgtataaaGGGCCCCACAGCTTGTGTATTTATGTttatcgaggctcgtctcattcattattttttaaaaggaattttcaacgtcgtggaaatgcatctcgaatcacgtcacaatcaatgtacccgtgattagcgacacatttcgacttcgttgagatttggatttgggtcacataaatgtgcacctaaGTTTATGAAAATAACTTTATTAAAACATCGCTCTAAAAAGACACTACGAGTTTTTAACTTTGCGCagccatggaaaattcactaGATGATACACCTTGATTTCTAAAAGATTAAAGTTAATTAAGGGAGGGCCATAATTGTTAGCCTGGCTAATATGGCACATCTCAAACCAATTGAAAGAGTCTGATTAATTAAAGTGAGCTTAAaggaattctaattatttttagGCTAATGTTCAAACTAACTTAATAACTATTGGGTTTGTGTTAAATTGAAGCTAAGCGTTCAGCTGAAATGGCATTGGGCTGGCAGCTGGCCCAAATGAGTTGCAAGGCTATACATTCCTTATTTAATAATGGCCTTATGACTTAAACAATTATCGAAATGGCTTATTAACAGAATAATTCAGAACCAATATCAGCACAACCAAACAAATATTATATGACGTCATTCAAAATCTCAAGTTCGTTCGCCTCTGTTTTCGTCGCTTTAGACATAAGCCCTTTTTTATAACAATAACAAACTAGTATTCAAGCATGAAGAAATGGGTtgttatatttccttttaatgaATTTTGTTGCCCAGACTCCTGGAAAGAACATGGTATagacataaaaaaaataatagagTGTACCCTTTGTCAATTagcagtaaacaataaatcaCAAACATATTTCAATCAGTCACCAAGGTGGAGCCATAATAGGAATCAAGTTTCCAACTAATCCAGAAGTCCAATAAAACTTTATAACAATTGAGTTCTTCCTTAAGCCTACCAACAAACAAATACGCTAACCAATGGCTGAATACGTTCTAGTGCCAACAATCACAAAATCATCCTTTAAGTAAGCTTACTCCTAAAATACTGGTGCAGCAGTTATAACCACAAACTCTAGCTCAAATCATGTTTAGGTAAGGCACACTGACAACCTAGTAGCTCAAAGTTATAAACTAATAGCATATCAACATGAGCCTAGCAGTTCAAATTTGTAAATTAAAAGCATGTCAACATGAACATAGCAGTTTAGTTAGCTCTTAATTACAATCCGTATGTCTCCATTGTTCACATAATACAAAACACATAGCCAATCTTGACTAGGTATAATTGACTAACAATTCATCCAATTATAAACAAACAGACAGCCTACTAATGACCACAAATCTATGAATATTTCCATTTTTTGTGAACCTCAAGGAACTACATCAAAGGAGTTCGAAGCATgcacctggtattgtcaatacaagaagaagaagaagagagtcagcagcagcagtagtagcaaaCAGAAATGGCAACCAGCAGTGTGGCCACAAATAGCCAGCAACTATATACTTCCCcaagtatagagcagaagtaaaaggaagaaaGTTTTTTCTAATTTTAGATCCTAAACCAGACAAATAATGAAAATAGCtattcttttttcaattttttccaactttcagaattcagTCCCCCTCCTACAGACCTCCTTCTACCCTCTTATACAGACCTGCCCTCCTTTCCCCTTACTGCCTTGCCCCCCTTTTCACTAAAAATCTGAATTAttccactttaaatcccactaaagaaaacttttccttattttcagcccccccattcccttttgttctccattagtgtattaatttaaagatactaatatcccactaacaaaacactaacattaaaatattatcctaactattttattcccaaattaccccgaaaaccccttaatattactgcccctaatacaattattcaactgtattaaaacCTTTAATTCTGAAATCTGTTCCAGCTAACAAAGATTTAAAACTAAATCtgactaacagctataaccaaacttattgacAGCTAAATTGAAGCTAAGGTTGAATTCCATTTGAAACAAATGAATTGAATTTAAATCAccacacagaactcaacagaatcagTTAAAATGAAACTGACAATTGAAtcaaaatgcacatgaatgcagataacatgaatgcaggttcattgtcagcctattgacaatgccctgaagctaagtgtccaTACGCAACAACCATTTGACGAGCTTATTGGTTTACAAACAAGAAAGAATTAATCGAcgagaactaattaactgattgccTACAACAACTGATAACAATCAATCTGAAAATAGATAATCAGGTAATTTCAATCGGCATTGACAAGAACAGAGGTTTaaaataactaatcgacgaacttattcGAATCGATTACACAGCCTATAACTATTCACAACAAAGAACATAAAcaaaattgaccaaataaaaaggtctgatggagaaggAAATAACAATTGacaaaactgaaaaattaatataACCATACTAAATACATAAACAGACACTTAAAACATcagaaaaatagaataaaagaaaaaaggaaaaataccttagATAGAACAAAGAACAGACCGACTTGAATCGACTCAAATTTGAACTTcttttgaggtcaaacggaccttaatcgattgttctcaactgagaacacttcgactaaggtcagttaaacacTCAAAACCTCTTAAAAATTCGGACAGAAACCAGTTTTGGTTTTTCTAGGGTTttgtttgtttcgatttggggttcgagtgtttctagccagattcgaacGGGACCAAAGTTATTTATGGTATGAGGGAGGTCTGGGGGttgcctggtatgaatttggggttggttggtgtaggtttccgtttggctcgaatcttcaaatgaagattcgggaagatgggggaagattcgaaccaaacgagtaacatatttggaacgggggtggtcagatggtcttatggtgttaaggtggtggccggcggcgttgatgccgccgggtttcaggcgacgGGGTAAGGTGGCGGCTAAGGTTAGCCCTAGTTCGTATCTGAGTtgagagacgatgaacagggaagaaaggggggggtgtttggtttggggggctaGGGTAGGTATTAGGCTTATATAGTGGAGGGGGggttgatcttggccgttggatcaagcacgatcaacggcctggatcaactcACTTAACTGAACGGTGTCGTTCGGTTTAAGTTGGGAAATGAGTTGGCTCAGGGGTGAAGTGGATCGGGTCGTGGTGAGGCcttgaggccgttggatcaaagaaAATGGATGGCTCGGATTAAGCActtgaaacggtgtcgtttcaaaccAAGCCAGGGCTACACTGGACCgtttgatttgttcgatcagcggCTCAGATTGAAGAcgcctaaacgacgtcgtttaggttATCTGAGAGATCAGGCATAATGGACTAGGTCATTGCATTgcatttgggcctgattttggcctGGCCCAATCCGACTCAGCTAATTATTttaactcttttcttttccttcttttaattaacaattaacaacaactctagaaataaattgtaaaataaaattgatctaaaaaaatattaattaacccttaacaacaaataacacataatttaaaacatttaattaaaaataaaatcacacaatgacacatttaaatgacaaaattacaacaattatatattttttgtgattttccttcttttaaaaccaaattatggtttaattaattcctaattgtaagaaataaaaatcctaagtgcacatgccacatattttttattatttcaattaattataacaggataaacattcacagacaaaaacacaaataattatccaaaaatgccacgcaaatcctaaaaattgtacaccaagaaaattttgttttattttttgatttcttttggagtagttttcgtgaagcaaaaatcacgtgctcacaatacccATGGTTTGATTTTTCCTCACTTTGATGCTCTTGCATTACTTTACATATTTTAAGATACTGActtaaaaagaataatggtggacGACGGAAGCGGCGCGTGTATTATCCACCCCCGAGTTCTTGCACAAATGAGACTCGAGGACAAGATAGTACCATGCTGCATAACACTAACAatttttaacaatgcagttgagcgAACCTCAGGAGAGACAATGCTACCCGTTCTGGCCGGGGGTGTCACCCTAGAGACAACATTCGATGTCATGAACCAGGACACAActtacaacgccatcatagggaGACCATGGATATACTCCATGTGGTCCATCCCGTCCAGCCTGTACCAAATAATCAAGTTCCCTACTCCGTGGGGGATATTCAGAATCCGAGGCGAATAGCGCATAGCTAAAGAATGCTACTGCATCGCCCAAGATTGTACATACACCAAATAGTTAAATGGAATAGTCTTGTAAGCATAGCAATTACCAAAGTTGGGGCCCGAACTCAATGAACAAAAAGTCGTCATCAAGGACCCCAACATCGTGGAAGCCGCAGGGTCAACGATAGAAGATCTCGACCCCGTCCAACTAGACAAtagaaacaacaacaaaaacactTACATAGGCCACAAACTCTCAGAACCAGGTAAATTCCATAAGTTTTTAATTGACAACGCGTATCTGTTTGATTTCTCCCATGCAGATATGTCAGGTATCTCGAAAGACGGTGCCACACACAAGTTGAACGTCGACCCACTCTACCCTCCAGTATGACaagtaagaagaaaattcaaCACCGTAATCAACGAAGCCGTTAGTGATGAGGCAGATAAACTACTCGCTAATAGCTCCATCCGAGAGTtaaaatacccccaatgggtcgctaacgtagtcatggtgaaaaagaaaaatggaaagtggCGGATGTGCGTGGATTTCACGGATCTAAACAaggcctgcccaaaagactccttTCTATTACCTCACATCCATCAACTCATCGACGCAACGGCAGGGCACGAGTTGTTCAGCTTCTTGGACGCCTACTCAGGTTACAACCATATTCTCATAGAGGAGAAGGGCCAGGAAAAGACTACTTTCTTCGCCCATCAGGGGACATACTGTTACAGACTCATGCCATTCGGGTTGAAGAACGTAGGGGCGACTTATCAAAGGCTggtgtatacggctaaaatcggacAGTCCAATTTTGGGGTCATCATGGCATTCCGTAGCTTGTTGCCAGAAGGCTTGAGGCACAGCTCGAGGTTTGATGAACCAGAATGCTCGAGGCACAGCTCAACCTTGGGGCAGTACAAATCGGTGGCTATGATGAACgagtgggagattcccaaggcGAGTGATTAGAGCTGACCAAGTCCATAAGAATAGTACAagccgtaccgtggcattaaatggctgtaccagccGTATATCCTTGTAATAAATGCatctgtactatgttgggattcccctctgatataaaggggacccctattattttttgcacacatgatattgattagaagaacattctctgctttcTAACTTAAACACTCTTTATTGTCTTTCCTCAAgatttattacttacatttattgttcttcatttactaCTCATCATTGATAATAAAGAGATCTCATTAAATCTCTCAGAATTGTTAAGTTCTTCATCGGCCGTCCATAATCTAATGATTAGCTCTACCCCGAGGCCCCGTATAGTCTAGCTCAAGACCCTGACTCTCGGCCACTCAGTTTGCATAACGTACTATTTTTCAggctcttatcttattttctagccTCTCACTTAGAAtctactgcttaacaactagcataaaaataaatcacgtgtTTTTATAactacaaaatcaaatctaattgttattaccatttttgagataaacaatttggcgctcactgtggggctaaaaataatagtgattttttcgTGCTGGTTTACCAAAAATACAAGTTATTCTTCACagtttttcttgtccaagagtctttgatttcaggtcaaaatgtctaactcagtgaatgaaCACGAAAACAACAGTCCTGAGGACCATGtagagaatggtgtagctgttccagGTATTAGTGTGCCACCACGAAGCCCTGAGGATGCACTAGAACCAATTCCCATGCATGTGGTCTCACACAACGTCCAACACGTCGATGTatgctcccacactaacaggagtatacgccaagaaaaccaacaagaagcttAGGAAATCCCAGCGCGAGGGGAacaggaggttagccttcatgttatttttgagatgttacaggtacaacagctggcgattgctcaactgcaaagccaccaaaaaactctCGAGCGGAAAAGGTACCAGAAAGATCGAGTAACAACGGGTCAGCAGTcgaccccgctattatgaagatgctcgaggacctcacaaagaggattgaattgggtgaaaagatgatagaagctaatgacaaaaaggtggagacctacaattcaagggtcgaccagatcccgggcgcacccTCGATCCAGAAGGGTGTTTattcaaagaaattcgtacaaaagccattcccgtCGAGTGCGGCTCCAAGATCTATCCCggagaaattcagaatgccctatctcccgaagtacaaaaggacctcggatcccaacgagcacgtcactgcttacacttgtgccaTAAAAGGGAAATGACCTGAAGGACGACGAAATTGAATCCGCTCTGTTAAAGAAATCTGGGGAAATGCTTTCAAAAGGGGCCAttatgtggtatcacaacctatcgCCAAACTCGATAGACTCATTTTCCATGTCAGtagattcttttataaaggcacatgttggtgccatcaaggttgctacaaggaattccgacgtcttcaaaatcaaacaaagagaaaatgagatgttgctggaatttgtatctcgcttccaaatggaGCAAATGGAATTACCactagtctccgatgactgggcagtacaacccttcacccaaggtttgaacaAACGAAGCTCGGTAACTTCAAAACAACTAAAGCAGAACTTGGTTGAGtatcccgccgtgacttggtcggatgtccacaaccgatatcagtcgaagattagggttgaggacaaccaactaggagccccatcgggctcagtatatcctagcaggctcctggcaaaggagccaaagccaaacaaggaaaggtaacaaccatacactgaagatcGAAGAAATGACCCAAGGCATAACATACGCCAAAACGACCGAAGGACAGATCAAGGTCAGAATCCTTGGAGACTCGTAAACAGAGCCGTATTTGAGAGATACACAGGGCCAACCGAGGCACCCCGATtatctgagtacaacttcaacgttgatgtttcggacatcgtatcagccataggttaaatcaaagacac contains:
- the LOC138885167 gene encoding uncharacterized protein, which codes for MPPYLKIYDGTTNAEDQIIHYVTVVKGNDPSKEQVPSVLLKKFGETLIGGELTWYSQLPERSITTFEEMADKFVTAHAGAKKAEARVNDIFAIRQLLGKGIRNFLARFNRVRMSLPSVLEGMAVAAFQNGLNRNGSRAARKLLSRLMKYPPTTWEEIHNAYCAEVRADEDDLNGPTQRLTSVQTESRKDRHNDGRRDHSGPRPNQDTH